The following coding sequences are from one Streptosporangiales bacterium window:
- a CDS encoding cysteine dioxygenase → MSILSTSALWSSLRPEPEHFEDAASGRRLRPAVLRDMVTRIAATPDIWADYVRFDFYERHAVRLHFDDDFDVWLICWEFGQETLLHDHGGSVGSFAVARGALFEDYGDRRGSTLRTRELTTGESSAFGAEYLHNVVNVSATPAVSIHAYSLPLRAMNFFCWLPSGPRHLREIRCDTPEPDTTALEADAARMRAEVRA, encoded by the coding sequence GTGAGTATCTTGAGCACGTCTGCGCTCTGGTCGAGTCTGCGACCGGAGCCCGAGCACTTCGAGGACGCGGCGTCCGGCCGGCGGCTACGGCCGGCGGTGCTGCGTGACATGGTGACGCGGATCGCCGCGACGCCCGACATCTGGGCCGATTACGTACGGTTCGACTTCTACGAGCGGCACGCCGTCCGGCTGCACTTCGACGACGACTTCGACGTCTGGTTGATCTGCTGGGAGTTCGGCCAGGAAACCTTGCTGCACGACCACGGCGGCAGCGTGGGCTCGTTCGCCGTCGCCAGGGGAGCACTGTTCGAGGACTACGGCGACCGCCGCGGCAGCACCCTGCGCACCCGGGAGCTCACCACGGGCGAGAGCAGCGCGTTCGGCGCCGAGTACCTGCACAACGTGGTGAACGTGAGCGCCACCCCGGCGGTCTCCATCCACGCCTACTCGTTACCGTTGCGGGCGATGAACTTCTTCTGCTGGCTGCCGTCCGGGCCACGCCACCTGCGCGAGATCAGGTGTGACACGCCGGAGCCCGACACCACCGCGCTCGAGGCGGACGCGGCGAGGATGCGTGCCGAGGTGCGGGCATGA
- a CDS encoding rhodanese-like domain-containing protein encodes MSTEDTISRKLREVREELKRYTAEEAAAAMERGALLIDLRPVEYRLRNGEVPGAITVSRHMLEWRLDVTSDRRLKELAHGDAEREIVLFCNEGYTSSLAAYQVMRDIGLTNVTDIVGGFDAWRDADLPVQPRTLTVGSPKESPPAG; translated from the coding sequence ATGAGCACCGAGGACACCATCTCAAGGAAGCTCCGGGAGGTCAGGGAGGAGCTGAAGCGGTACACGGCGGAAGAGGCCGCCGCGGCGATGGAGCGCGGGGCGTTGCTCATCGATCTGCGGCCGGTGGAGTACCGGCTGCGCAACGGCGAGGTGCCGGGCGCGATCACGGTGTCCAGGCACATGCTCGAATGGCGGTTGGACGTCACGAGCGACCGCAGGTTGAAGGAGCTCGCCCACGGCGACGCCGAGCGCGAGATCGTCCTGTTCTGCAACGAGGGCTACACGTCGAGCCTCGCCGCGTACCAGGTGATGCGCGACATCGGCCTGACCAACGTGACGGACATCGTCGGTGGGTTCGACGCCTGGCGCGACGCCGACCTGCCGGTGCAGCCGCGGACCCTGACGGTGGGTTCACCTAAGGAGTCCCCACCGGCCGGTTGA
- a CDS encoding L-carnitine dehydrogenase: MDGSGRVAAADVRQVACIGAGVIGGGWVAHFLARGYQVIAWDPAPDGEARLRRIVDAAWPALTDLGLADGASPDNLTVAATLPDACADAQFVQESAPEDLEVKRALLADIDAATPPDVVVASSTSGYSMTEMQDRAATPERLVVGHPFNPPYLIPLVEVVGGERSEQWAVDAAADFYRFTGKSVITMDREVPGFIANRLQEAIWREALHMVANGEATVEQIDASITEGPGLRWPLFGPCLTFHLAGGEGGMAHMLDHFGPSLKSPWTRLEAPELTDELRDRMVQGCDEVADGRSVAELVAQRDEALLAVMKAVGTVRSDRP; the protein is encoded by the coding sequence ATGGACGGGTCGGGCCGGGTCGCGGCGGCCGATGTCCGCCAGGTGGCGTGCATCGGGGCCGGAGTGATCGGCGGTGGCTGGGTGGCGCACTTCCTGGCGCGTGGCTACCAGGTCATCGCGTGGGATCCGGCGCCCGACGGCGAGGCGCGGTTGCGTCGCATCGTGGACGCGGCCTGGCCTGCGCTGACCGATCTCGGCCTGGCGGACGGCGCGTCACCCGACAACCTCACCGTCGCGGCGACGTTGCCGGATGCGTGCGCGGACGCGCAGTTCGTGCAGGAGAGCGCGCCCGAGGACCTCGAGGTCAAGCGTGCGCTGCTTGCCGACATCGACGCGGCGACGCCGCCGGACGTGGTCGTCGCGTCGTCGACCTCCGGGTACAGCATGACGGAGATGCAGGACCGTGCCGCCACTCCCGAACGACTGGTCGTCGGGCACCCGTTCAACCCGCCGTACCTGATCCCGTTGGTCGAGGTGGTCGGCGGCGAGCGCAGCGAGCAGTGGGCAGTCGACGCGGCCGCGGACTTCTACCGCTTTACCGGCAAGTCCGTGATCACCATGGATCGCGAGGTGCCGGGGTTCATCGCCAACCGGCTGCAGGAGGCCATCTGGCGGGAGGCGCTGCACATGGTCGCCAACGGCGAGGCGACCGTCGAGCAGATCGACGCGTCGATCACCGAGGGACCCGGCCTGCGCTGGCCGTTGTTCGGCCCCTGCCTGACGTTCCACCTCGCCGGCGGCGAGGGTGGCATGGCGCACATGCTGGACCACTTCGGCCCGTCCCTGAAGTCGCCGTGGACCAGGCTCGAGGCGCCCGAGCTGACCGACGAGCTGCGCGACCGGATGGTGCAGGGCTGCGACGAGGTCGCCGACGGCCGGTCGGTCGCCGAGCTCGTCGCGCAACGCGACGAGGCGTTGCTCGCGGTGATGAAGGCGGTGGGCACGGTCAGGAGCGACCGGCCGTGA
- a CDS encoding thioesterase — MNLTTRVRPEWIDYNGHLSEAYYVLVFGWATDEVMAQIGLDEAYRERTGCSLYTVEAHIRYLREVDGDAELQVTSTIVGSGAKKLRICHEMAVGDALVATEEILALHVDARTESTVVFPAAVVARIQQLTAPPPEYAGRSITG, encoded by the coding sequence GTGAACCTCACCACGCGGGTGCGGCCGGAGTGGATCGACTACAACGGCCACCTCAGCGAGGCGTACTACGTCCTCGTCTTCGGCTGGGCCACCGACGAGGTGATGGCGCAGATCGGCCTGGACGAGGCGTACCGCGAGCGCACCGGCTGCTCGCTGTACACCGTCGAGGCGCACATCAGGTACCTGCGCGAGGTCGACGGGGACGCGGAGCTGCAGGTGACGAGCACCATCGTCGGCAGCGGCGCGAAGAAGCTGCGCATCTGCCACGAGATGGCGGTCGGCGACGCGCTCGTGGCGACCGAGGAGATCCTCGCGCTGCACGTCGACGCGCGTACGGAGAGCACGGTCGTGTTCCCCGCGGCGGTCGTGGCGCGGATCCAGCAGCTCACGGCGCCGCCGCCGGAGTACGCCGGACGGTCGATCACGGGCTGA
- a CDS encoding methyltransferase domain-containing protein, whose translation MERVYNLQGTAEAETVYDEWAGTYDTDTVERMGYVGPRLAAAKLVEVAPDAETVLDAGCGTGLAGLELAQLCAATIDGVDLSAGMLAQAGTLGVYRTLAKADLTKPLEFADDSYDAAMCVGTFTDGHVGPDAFDELVRVVRPGGVVVATVMGRVWESGGYREHLNRLVERATVELRESAERPYHEREGITCRLVVLEVLPPRPQPWD comes from the coding sequence TTGGAGCGCGTCTACAACCTGCAAGGGACCGCCGAGGCCGAGACGGTCTACGACGAATGGGCAGGTACGTACGACACGGACACCGTCGAACGGATGGGGTACGTGGGGCCGAGGCTTGCCGCGGCGAAGCTGGTGGAGGTCGCGCCGGACGCCGAGACGGTGCTCGACGCGGGCTGCGGTACCGGGCTGGCCGGCCTCGAGCTCGCTCAACTGTGTGCGGCGACGATCGACGGGGTGGACCTCTCCGCGGGCATGCTGGCGCAGGCCGGGACGCTCGGCGTCTACCGGACACTGGCCAAGGCCGATCTCACCAAGCCGCTGGAGTTCGCCGACGACAGCTACGACGCGGCGATGTGCGTAGGCACGTTCACCGACGGGCACGTCGGGCCGGACGCGTTCGACGAGCTGGTGCGGGTGGTCCGGCCGGGCGGCGTGGTCGTCGCCACGGTGATGGGCCGGGTGTGGGAGTCGGGTGGCTACCGTGAGCACCTGAACCGGCTGGTCGAGCGGGCCACGGTAGAGCTGCGCGAGTCGGCCGAGCGGCCGTACCACGAGCGGGAGGGCATCACCTGCCGGCTGGTGGTGCTGGAGGTGCTCCCGCCGCGCCCGCAACCCTGGGACTGA